A stretch of the Archangium violaceum genome encodes the following:
- a CDS encoding PGRP and LysM peptidoglycan-binding domain-containing protein, producing the protein MSKVHTVKQGECLSTIAWSHGFSDWRTIYEHPDNEEFRRLRPNPHLLYPGDQIHIPPLKAKTVSAKAGATHVFTLKRSPRRLRVGVRDHDGTVLANTDYVLIVRGREKSGKTNQDGLLDEEIGDATRCKLVIRGRTMELAVGELNPMEHTDDGGISGAQMRLRNLGFNPGPVDGKMGPRTAAALSAFQRVQGLEVTGELDSATRQKLTERFGC; encoded by the coding sequence ATGTCGAAGGTCCATACGGTGAAACAGGGCGAGTGCCTGTCCACCATCGCCTGGTCCCACGGCTTCTCGGACTGGCGTACGATCTACGAGCACCCGGACAACGAGGAGTTCCGCCGCCTCCGGCCGAATCCCCACCTCCTCTATCCGGGAGACCAGATCCACATACCGCCCTTGAAGGCGAAGACGGTGAGCGCCAAGGCAGGGGCAACCCACGTCTTCACCTTGAAGCGGAGCCCCCGCCGGCTTCGCGTGGGCGTGCGCGACCATGACGGCACGGTGCTGGCCAATACGGACTACGTCCTGATCGTGCGGGGGCGAGAGAAGTCGGGGAAGACCAATCAGGACGGGCTGCTGGACGAGGAGATTGGCGATGCCACGCGGTGCAAGCTCGTCATCCGTGGACGAACGATGGAGCTGGCGGTGGGGGAGTTGAACCCCATGGAGCACACGGACGACGGGGGGATATCCGGAGCCCAGATGCGTCTGCGGAACCTCGGCTTCAACCCCGGACCCGTGGACGGGAAGATGGGTCCACGTACTGCGGCCGCGCTGAGCGCCTTCCAGCGCGTGCAGGGCCTGGAGGTCACGGGTGAGCTCGACTCCGCCACGCGCCAGAAGCTCACGGAACGATTCGGCTGCTGA
- a CDS encoding MFS transporter, whose amino-acid sequence MAAAAGLSVANLYYHQPLLGEIGRTFQASDRALGLIPAFSQVGYALGLLFIVPLGDSLERRRTIVVMTALVSLALMAVALAPNMPWMVIASGVVGVTTVVPQLLVPLAAHLAPETQRGRVVGTVMSGLLIGILLSRTAAGLLGVRFGWRAMFWIAAALMLLLVVVLRLTLPSQAASSTLPYPALLRSLGSLVREEPLLRLHSLLGALTFGSFSAFWATLALYLQSMPEHYGPQVAGLFGVVGVAGAVAAPLVGRYADVRGDRRINMLAVGVLFLSFIVLGLLGHSLWGIGLGVILLDLGAQANQIANQARVYALRPEARNRLNTVYMVTYFAGGASGAWLGSMAWSHWGWIGVCVVGGGMALTGLLVLGFAGLRRPAA is encoded by the coding sequence ATGGCGGCCGCCGCGGGCCTCTCCGTCGCGAACCTGTACTACCACCAGCCGCTGCTCGGAGAGATCGGACGGACGTTCCAGGCCTCCGATCGGGCCCTGGGGCTCATCCCCGCCTTTTCCCAGGTGGGCTATGCCCTGGGATTGCTGTTCATCGTCCCGCTTGGGGATAGCCTCGAGCGGCGGCGCACTATCGTCGTCATGACCGCGCTGGTGAGCCTCGCGCTCATGGCCGTGGCGCTCGCGCCCAACATGCCGTGGATGGTGATCGCCAGCGGCGTGGTGGGCGTGACGACGGTGGTGCCCCAGTTGCTGGTGCCACTCGCCGCGCACCTCGCGCCCGAGACCCAGCGGGGACGCGTGGTGGGCACGGTGATGAGCGGGCTGCTCATCGGCATCCTCCTGTCGCGCACCGCCGCGGGCCTGCTCGGGGTGCGGTTCGGCTGGCGCGCCATGTTCTGGATCGCCGCGGCGCTGATGCTGCTCCTGGTGGTGGTGCTGCGGCTCACGCTGCCGAGCCAGGCCGCGAGCTCCACCCTGCCCTACCCGGCCCTGCTGCGCTCATTGGGGAGCCTGGTGCGTGAGGAGCCCCTGCTGCGGCTGCACTCGCTGCTGGGCGCGCTCACCTTCGGGAGCTTCAGTGCCTTCTGGGCCACGCTGGCGCTCTATCTCCAGTCGATGCCGGAGCACTACGGCCCGCAGGTGGCGGGGTTGTTCGGCGTGGTGGGCGTGGCCGGAGCCGTCGCCGCGCCGCTGGTGGGCCGCTACGCCGACGTGCGTGGAGATCGGCGCATCAACATGCTCGCCGTCGGCGTGCTGTTCCTCTCCTTCATCGTGCTCGGGCTGCTCGGCCACTCGCTGTGGGGCATCGGGCTCGGCGTCATCCTGCTGGACCTGGGAGCACAGGCCAATCAGATCGCCAACCAGGCGCGCGTCTACGCGCTGCGCCCCGAGGCGCGCAACCGGCTCAACACCGTCTACATGGTGACGTACTTCGCGGGAGGCGCCTCGGGAGCGTGGCTGGGCAGCATGGCCTGGAGCCACTGGGGATGGATCGGCGTCTGCGTCGTGGGCGGAGGCATGGCGCTCACGGGGTTGCTGGTGCTGGGATTCGCCGGGCTGCGGCGTCCGGCGGCCTGA
- a CDS encoding TIGR02266 family protein, whose protein sequence is MTMKTAEAAESPAVMQANRRTHERVTATFDVRFQEAQDAARALRAYSLNLSAGGLCLRTRRSYDVGSRVRLQMTVSGEDFDLEGIISWVRDDAEAIGVRFVDVSEVDQARLQRVVTSFKR, encoded by the coding sequence ATGACCATGAAGACGGCCGAAGCTGCGGAGTCCCCGGCGGTGATGCAGGCCAACCGGAGGACTCACGAGAGGGTGACGGCGACTTTCGACGTGCGCTTCCAGGAAGCTCAGGATGCCGCGCGAGCGCTTCGCGCGTACTCGCTCAACCTGTCGGCGGGAGGGCTGTGCCTGCGCACGCGCCGCTCCTACGACGTGGGCTCGCGTGTGCGCCTTCAGATGACCGTGAGCGGTGAGGATTTCGACCTCGAGGGCATCATCTCGTGGGTGCGTGATGATGCAGAGGCCATCGGCGTGCGCTTCGTCGACGTCTCCGAGGTGGACCAGGCCCGCCTGCAGCGCGTGGTGACGAGCTTCAAGCGCTGA
- a CDS encoding GNAT family N-acetyltransferase: protein MQSTPSRNPAPDAPPFRIRRARRGDAESLASLLREMGYAHGSDAQTVHWVISHPEIEIFVAADPQDRPVGMVSLSHRPQLRLRGRIATVDELVVTETWRRRGVGRALMQQVLERCGARALSVKRLEVSAYALVELRDFYEACGFVQVDNLVMRHADLERQHGQ, encoded by the coding sequence GTGCAATCGACGCCCTCAAGAAACCCTGCCCCGGACGCTCCTCCCTTCCGCATCCGCCGCGCGCGTCGCGGTGATGCCGAGAGCCTGGCCTCCCTTCTGCGCGAAATGGGCTATGCCCACGGCTCGGATGCCCAGACGGTCCATTGGGTCATCAGCCATCCGGAGATTGAAATCTTCGTGGCGGCGGACCCGCAGGATCGGCCCGTGGGCATGGTGTCGCTGTCGCACCGGCCGCAGCTGAGGCTGCGTGGGCGCATCGCCACGGTGGACGAGCTGGTGGTAACGGAGACCTGGCGGCGGCGCGGCGTGGGCCGGGCGCTCATGCAGCAGGTGCTCGAGCGCTGTGGCGCCCGGGCGTTGAGCGTGAAGCGGCTCGAGGTGAGCGCCTACGCCCTGGTGGAGCTGCGGGACTTCTACGAGGCCTGCGGCTTCGTGCAGGTGGACAACCTGGTGATGCGCCACGCCGACCTGGAACGGCAGCACGGCCAGTAG
- a CDS encoding alpha-ketoacid dehydrogenase subunit beta has protein sequence MANMAQAVRMALHYAEEHLGVTDIFGEDVGPPLGGVFTATQGLKTAWNSPLDERGIIGMAIGLAMAGSRPVAEIQFADYIYNTIDLLKIAGNTCWATNGDWNLPMVVKTPVGSGIRGSIYHSHSFDATATHIPGWKIVIPSNPLDAYGLMISACQEINPVMFLEPKALLRIKGEERIPGEPDDEKLLSKMIDAPLGDRSQWKPQWPRLEAYAVPIGKGKVVRAGSQVTVVSYGRTLPLCKKAADDLAGEGVDAEVIDMRTLWPYDWELIKGSVEKTGRVLYVNEDTEVTNFGEHLVRRTVEELFYKLMAPPRLLAGKFVPGIGLADTLEMASVPQQGDITAAIRALAAEQP, from the coding sequence ATGGCCAACATGGCACAGGCCGTTCGCATGGCCCTGCACTACGCCGAGGAGCACCTCGGCGTCACCGACATCTTCGGCGAGGACGTGGGTCCGCCCCTGGGCGGCGTCTTCACCGCCACGCAGGGCCTCAAGACGGCGTGGAACTCGCCCCTGGACGAGCGCGGCATCATCGGCATGGCCATCGGTCTGGCCATGGCCGGCTCCAGGCCCGTCGCGGAGATCCAGTTCGCCGACTACATCTACAACACCATCGATCTGCTGAAGATCGCCGGCAACACCTGCTGGGCCACCAACGGGGACTGGAACCTCCCCATGGTGGTGAAGACGCCGGTGGGCAGCGGCATCCGCGGCTCCATCTACCACTCGCACTCCTTCGACGCGACGGCGACCCACATCCCGGGATGGAAGATCGTCATCCCCTCCAACCCGCTGGATGCGTACGGCCTGATGATCTCCGCCTGCCAGGAGATCAACCCCGTCATGTTCCTGGAGCCCAAGGCGCTGCTGCGCATCAAGGGCGAGGAGCGCATTCCGGGAGAGCCGGACGACGAGAAGCTGCTGTCGAAGATGATCGACGCGCCGCTGGGAGACCGCTCGCAGTGGAAGCCGCAGTGGCCGCGGCTCGAGGCCTACGCGGTGCCCATCGGCAAGGGCAAGGTGGTGCGCGCGGGCTCGCAGGTGACGGTGGTGAGCTACGGCCGCACGCTGCCGCTGTGCAAGAAGGCCGCGGACGACCTGGCCGGCGAGGGCGTGGACGCCGAGGTCATCGACATGCGCACCCTGTGGCCGTACGACTGGGAGCTCATCAAGGGCTCCGTGGAGAAGACGGGCCGCGTGCTGTACGTGAACGAGGACACCGAGGTGACCAACTTCGGTGAGCACCTGGTGCGCCGCACGGTGGAAGAGCTCTTCTACAAGCTGATGGCGCCACCCCGGCTGCTGGCCGGCAAGTTCGTGCCGGGCATCGGCCTGGCGGACACGCTGGAGATGGCCTCGGTCCCCCAGCAGGGGGACATCACCGCCGCCATCCGCGCACTGGCGGCCGAGCAGCCCTGA